Proteins encoded together in one Urocitellus parryii isolate mUroPar1 chromosome 3, mUroPar1.hap1, whole genome shotgun sequence window:
- the Cd320 gene encoding CD320 antigen isoform X1, with translation MTRGGARRIAALGLALRLLLSLGLGLEAAPNPARTRTSAQAPGPSAGSCQPTHFQCRSSGFCVPPTWRCDGDWDCSDGSDEEECRIEPCTQNGQCPPPPGLPCSCDNISGCSGDTYKHLQNCSGQPCPADHLHCAQEDTCIPHTWRCDGHSDCMDSSDELGCETNKTFQGGSAITMTPGTLEIVTSLRNATDDSAGHQYRSPGVHGAVVAAAVLSASLAAAILLVVIWLRAQGYLPARGLLVAVKESLPLSERKTSVL, from the exons ATGACGCGGGGCGGAGCACGGCGGATAGCGGCCCTGGGCCTGGCGCTTCGGCTACTGCTCAGCCTCGGGCTGGGCCTGGAGGCCGCCCCGAACCCAGCCCGAACCCGGACGTCGGCCCAGGCTCCAG GCCCCAGTGCAGGCTCGTGCCAGCCCACCCACTTCCAGTGCCGCAGCAGTGGCTTCTGTGTGCCCCCCACCTGGCGTTGCGATGGCGACTGGGACTGCTCAGATGGTAGCGACGAGGAGGAGTGCA GGATCGAGCCGTGTACCCAGAATGGGCAGTGCCCTCCACCCCCTGGCCTCCCCTGCTCCTGTGATAACATCAGTGGTTGCTCTGGTGACACCTACAAGCACCTTCAGAACTGCAGTGGCCAGCCCTGCCCCGCAGACCATCTGCACTGCGCACAGGAGGACACCTGCATCCCACACACGTGGCGCTGCGATGGCCACTCAGACTGCATGGACTCCAGCGATGAGCTTGGCTGCG AAACCAACAAGACTTTCCAGGGAGGGAGTGCCATAACCATGACCCCTGGGACCCTGGAGATTGTCACTTCTCTCAGGAATGCCACAGACGACTCTGCTGGGCACCAGTACAGAAGCCCAGGTGTCCACGGGGCCGTTGTTGCTGCTG CAGTGCTGAGTGCCAGCCTGGCTGCTGCCATCCTCCTGGTAGTGATATGGCTCCGAGCCCAGGGGTATCTACCCGCCCGTGGGCTTCTGGTGGCAGTGAAGGAGTCTCTGCCGCTGTCAGAACGGAAGACCTCAGTGCTCTGA
- the Cd320 gene encoding CD320 antigen isoform X2, giving the protein MTRGGARRIAALGLALRLLLSLGLGLEAAPNPARTRTSAQAPGPSAGSCQPTHFQCRSSGFCVPPTWRCDGDWDCSDGSDEEECRIEPCTQNGQCPPPPGLPCSCDNISGCSGDTYKHLQNCSGQPCPADHLHCAQEDTCIPHTWRCDGHSDCMDSSDELGCETNKTFQGGSAITMTPGTLEIVTSLRNATDDSAGHQYRSPGVHGAVVAAVLSASLAAAILLVVIWLRAQGYLPARGLLVAVKESLPLSERKTSVL; this is encoded by the exons ATGACGCGGGGCGGAGCACGGCGGATAGCGGCCCTGGGCCTGGCGCTTCGGCTACTGCTCAGCCTCGGGCTGGGCCTGGAGGCCGCCCCGAACCCAGCCCGAACCCGGACGTCGGCCCAGGCTCCAG GCCCCAGTGCAGGCTCGTGCCAGCCCACCCACTTCCAGTGCCGCAGCAGTGGCTTCTGTGTGCCCCCCACCTGGCGTTGCGATGGCGACTGGGACTGCTCAGATGGTAGCGACGAGGAGGAGTGCA GGATCGAGCCGTGTACCCAGAATGGGCAGTGCCCTCCACCCCCTGGCCTCCCCTGCTCCTGTGATAACATCAGTGGTTGCTCTGGTGACACCTACAAGCACCTTCAGAACTGCAGTGGCCAGCCCTGCCCCGCAGACCATCTGCACTGCGCACAGGAGGACACCTGCATCCCACACACGTGGCGCTGCGATGGCCACTCAGACTGCATGGACTCCAGCGATGAGCTTGGCTGCG AAACCAACAAGACTTTCCAGGGAGGGAGTGCCATAACCATGACCCCTGGGACCCTGGAGATTGTCACTTCTCTCAGGAATGCCACAGACGACTCTGCTGGGCACCAGTACAGAAGCCCAGGTGTCCACGGGGCCGTTGTTGCTGCTG TGCTGAGTGCCAGCCTGGCTGCTGCCATCCTCCTGGTAGTGATATGGCTCCGAGCCCAGGGGTATCTACCCGCCCGTGGGCTTCTGGTGGCAGTGAAGGAGTCTCTGCCGCTGTCAGAACGGAAGACCTCAGTGCTCTGA